The Bubalus bubalis isolate 160015118507 breed Murrah chromosome 18, NDDB_SH_1, whole genome shotgun sequence genome contains a region encoding:
- the LOC102405213 gene encoding fukutin-related protein, producing the protein MRLTRCQAALAAAITLNLLVLFYVSWLHHQPRSSRTRGSRRGSASGPRVTILVREFEAFDNAVPELVDSFLQQEPAQPVVVVADTLPYPPLALPRIPNVRLALLQPALDRPAAASRPETYVATEYVALVPDGARAEAPGQLERMVEVLRAGGARLVAAPVASANPARCLALNISLREWTARYGPAPSAPRCDALDGDAVVLLRARDLFNLSAPLARPVGTGLFLQTALRGWTVQMLDLPFGAARQPPLATAHARWKAEREGRARRAALLRALGIRLVSWEGGRLEWFGCNKETPRCFGTVVGDTPAYLYEERWTPPCCLRALRETARYVVGVLEAAGVRYWLEGGSLLGAARHGDIIPWDYDVDLGIYLEDVGNCEQLRGAEAGSVVDERGFVWEKAVEGDFFRVQYSESNHLHVDLWPFYPRNGVMTKDTWLDHRQDVEFPEHFLQPLVPLPFAGFVAQAPNNYRRFLELKFGPGVIENPEYPNPALLSLGGNS; encoded by the coding sequence ATGCGGCTCACCCGCTGCCAGGCTGCCCTGGCAGCCGCCATCACCCTCAACCTTCTGGTCCTGTTCTACGtctcatggctgcatcaccagcCCAGGAGCTCCCGGACCAGGGGCTCCCGCCGTGGATCCGCCTCTGGCCCCCGTGTCACCATCTTGGTGCGAGAGTTCGAGGCCTTTGACAACGCGGTACCCGAGCTGGTGGACTCTTTCCTGCAGCAAGAGCCCGCCCAgccggtggtggtggtggccgACACGCTCCCCTACCCGCCCCTGGCCCTGCCGCGCATTCCCAACGTTCGCCTGGCGCTGCTCCAGCCCGCCCTGGACCGACCCGCCGCAGCCTCGCGCCCGGAGACGTACGTGGCCACCGAGTACGTGGCCTTGGTGCCCGACGGGGCGAGGGCCGAGGCACCAGGCCAGCTGGAGCGCATGGTCGAGGTGCTCCGAGCGGGCGGCGCACGCCTGGTGGCCGCTCCCGTCGCTTCGGCCAACCCGGCCCGGTGCCTGGCCCTGAACATCAGCCTGCGGGAGTGGACCGCCCGCTACGGCCCAGCACCCTCCGCACCGCGCTGCGACGCCCTGGACGGGGATGCCGTGGTGCTCCTGCGCGCCCGCGACCTCTTCAATCTCTCGGCGCCCCTGGCCCGGCCCGTGGGCACCGGCCTCTTCCTGCAGACCGCTCTCCGCGGCTGGACGGTGCAAATGCTGGACCTGCCCTTCGGCGCGGCGCGCCAGCCTCCGCTGGCCACGGCCCATGCGCGCTGGAAGGCAGAGCGCGAGGGGCGCGCACGGCGGGCGGCGCTGCTGCGGGCGCTGGGCATCCGCCTGGTGAGCTGGGAGGGCGGGCGGCTCGAGTGGTTCGGCTGCAACAAGGAGACCCCGCGCTGCTTCGGGACGGTGGTGGGCGACACGCCGGCCTACCTGTACGAGGAGCGCTGGACGCCCCCATGCTGCCTCCGCGCACTGCGCGAGACTGCCCGCTACGTGGTGGGCGTGCTGGAGGCGGCCGGCGTGCGCTACTGGCTGGAGGGCGGCTCGCTGCTGGGGGCGGCCCGCCACGGGGACATCATCCCGTGGGACTACGACGTGGACCTGGGCATCTACCTGGAGGACGTGGGCAACTGCGAGCAGCTGCGGGGCGCTGAGGCAGGCTCGGTGGTGGACGAGCGCGGCTTCGTGTGGGAGAAGGCGGTGGAGGGCGACTTCTTCCGCGTGCAGTACAGCGAGAGCAACCACCTGCACGTGGACCTGTGGCCCTTCTACCCCCGGAACGGGGTCATGACCAAGGACACGTGGCTGGACCACCGGCAGGATGTCGAGTTCCCCGAACACTTCCTGCAACCTCTCGTGCCCCTGCCCTTTGCAGGCTTCGTAGCCCAGGCGCCTAACAACTACCGCCGCTTCCTGGAACTCAAGTTCGGCCCCGGGGTCATCGAGAACCCCGAATATCCCAACCCGGCGCTCCTGAGTTTGGGGGGAAACAGTTGA